From one Prochlorococcus marinus str. MIT 0912 genomic stretch:
- the nusG gene encoding transcription termination/antitermination protein NusG, translating to MDRSETLEDDQSHFANQTIKTNIARWYAIQVASSCEKKVKATLEQRAITLGVSDRIIEIEIPQTPAVKLKKDGSRQTTEEKVFPGYVLVRMVLDEDTMMAVRSTPNVINFVGAEDRRATGKTRGHIKPRPLSRQEVNRIFKRAAEKKTVVKLDVEEGDQIVVTSGPFKDFQGEVIEVSGERNKLKALLSIFGRETPVELEFSQITKQN from the coding sequence ATTGATAGATCCGAAACACTTGAGGATGATCAATCACATTTCGCAAACCAAACAATAAAAACAAATATTGCACGTTGGTATGCTATTCAGGTTGCTTCAAGTTGCGAAAAGAAGGTAAAAGCGACACTTGAACAAAGAGCCATCACCCTTGGCGTTAGTGACAGAATCATAGAGATAGAAATACCTCAAACCCCTGCAGTCAAGCTAAAGAAAGATGGTAGTAGGCAGACTACAGAAGAGAAAGTATTCCCTGGATATGTTCTCGTGCGTATGGTCTTAGATGAAGACACAATGATGGCTGTAAGGAGTACTCCCAATGTAATTAATTTTGTTGGTGCAGAAGACCGAAGAGCCACTGGTAAAACACGAGGGCATATAAAACCTCGCCCTCTTAGCAGGCAAGAGGTTAATAGAATTTTCAAACGAGCAGCTGAAAAGAAGACTGTTGTCAAGTTGGATGTAGAAGAAGGTGATCAGATTGTTGTGACTTCAGGTCCTTTTAAAGATTTCCAAGGAGAAGTAATTGAAGTTTCTGGAGAAAGAAACAAACTCAAGGCGCTTTTATCAATTTTCGGAAGAGAAACACCTGTTGAGCTTGAATTTTCTCAAATAACCAAACAAAATTGA
- a CDS encoding quinone-dependent dihydroorotate dehydrogenase: MSKNKKNDLYNILLGQLLSQDEGIDAEILTNSALNAIRIASLNRNFPIFSNILSKASKDFQRNNARLNQIVFGSHFKNPLGLAAGFDKNGVGAGLWNYFGFGFAELGTITWHAQKGNPKPRLFRIAKEKAALNRMGFNNEGAEKFLKTIEKQQIPAPGNRPCVLGINLGKSKITPLDEAHKDYSLSLRLLAPLSDYAVINVSSPNTPGLRTLQGPKQIKKLIRTLKDLSNCPPLLVKIAPDLSNQEIDEISRIAMENGIDGIIAINTSLNRFHLTNLKITTGNTLEQEDGGLSGLPLQKRGIEVIRRLRSSTNNDLPLIGVGGISSARTAWERIVAGASLIQVYTGWIFEGPNLVPEILDGLTMQMEKHGFQNIKEAIGSEEPWK; the protein is encoded by the coding sequence TTGTCAAAAAATAAAAAAAACGACTTATATAATATTTTGCTTGGTCAACTTCTTTCTCAAGACGAAGGTATTGATGCAGAAATACTTACTAATTCAGCTCTTAATGCAATTAGAATCGCATCACTAAATAGAAATTTTCCAATATTTTCTAATATCCTTTCAAAAGCATCAAAGGATTTTCAAAGAAACAATGCAAGATTAAATCAAATCGTTTTTGGCTCTCACTTTAAAAACCCTTTAGGACTTGCTGCTGGCTTTGATAAGAATGGAGTAGGAGCAGGACTTTGGAATTATTTTGGATTTGGGTTTGCCGAATTAGGGACAATTACTTGGCATGCCCAAAAAGGCAATCCAAAACCAAGGCTTTTCAGAATTGCAAAAGAGAAAGCTGCCTTAAATCGTATGGGATTCAATAACGAAGGAGCAGAAAAATTTTTAAAAACTATTGAAAAGCAACAAATCCCTGCACCAGGAAATCGACCTTGTGTCCTAGGCATAAATTTAGGCAAGTCAAAAATCACCCCTCTAGATGAAGCCCACAAAGACTATTCTTTATCTCTAAGACTATTAGCTCCTTTATCAGACTATGCAGTAATCAATGTTAGTTCTCCCAATACCCCAGGCCTTCGAACATTACAAGGACCAAAACAAATCAAAAAATTAATAAGAACACTTAAAGATTTATCCAATTGTCCGCCTTTACTTGTGAAAATTGCCCCTGATCTTTCAAATCAAGAAATTGATGAGATTTCAAGGATTGCAATGGAAAATGGTATTGATGGAATCATTGCAATTAATACAAGCTTAAATCGATTTCATTTAACAAACCTAAAAATCACAACTGGAAATACGCTTGAACAAGAGGATGGAGGCTTAAGTGGACTCCCTTTGCAAAAGAGAGGAATAGAAGTGATTAGAAGGCTAAGAAGTAGCACAAATAATGATTTACCTCTGATTGGAGTAGGTGGAATTAGTTCAGCAAGAACAGCATGGGAGAGAATTGTTGCTGGGGCTTCATTGATTCAAGTTTACACTGGTTGGATATTTGAGGGACCAAATTTAGTTCCTGAAATCCTAGATGGATTAACCATGCAAATGGAAAAACACGGATTCCAAAATATCAAAGAGGCAATCGGTTCTGAAGAGCCATGGAAATAA
- the ylqF gene encoding ribosome biogenesis GTPase YlqF, with amino-acid sequence MNKQLIQWYPGHIAKAEKQLKEHLNKVDLVFEVRDARIPLATSHPYLQKWLKGKKQILVINRKDMINVDAYQAWDKKLRSEGKIPWWCDAKAGTGVLQIKHAAIRAGKELNQRRLDRGMKNRAIRVLTLGFPNVGKSALINRLVKKKVVSSSRKPGVTRSLRWVRLGQDLDLLDAPGVLPPRFEDQNAALKLAICDDIGQAAYDTEQVAINFMKLLETLENAQEAGIKPMCLQNRYGIFVNEVIKDKPLWLLSAAERHTSGDTRRMSQRLLDDFRKNLLGNISLEVP; translated from the coding sequence GTGAACAAGCAGCTTATACAATGGTATCCAGGGCATATTGCTAAAGCAGAAAAACAATTAAAGGAACACCTGAATAAAGTGGATCTAGTTTTTGAAGTGCGAGACGCAAGGATCCCCCTCGCCACGTCGCATCCATATCTTCAAAAATGGTTAAAAGGAAAGAAGCAAATATTAGTTATTAATAGAAAAGACATGATCAATGTCGATGCCTATCAAGCATGGGATAAAAAATTAAGGTCAGAAGGAAAAATCCCATGGTGGTGTGATGCAAAAGCTGGAACAGGTGTTCTCCAAATAAAACACGCCGCTATTCGTGCTGGGAAAGAGTTAAATCAAAGACGTCTTGACCGAGGCATGAAAAATCGTGCAATTAGAGTTCTCACTCTTGGATTTCCAAATGTTGGAAAATCCGCTCTCATTAACAGACTAGTTAAAAAGAAAGTTGTATCTAGCTCAAGAAAACCTGGGGTCACAAGAAGTTTGAGATGGGTAAGATTGGGACAAGATCTGGATCTATTAGATGCTCCTGGAGTTCTTCCTCCAAGATTTGAAGATCAAAATGCCGCGTTAAAATTAGCTATTTGTGATGATATTGGTCAAGCCGCATACGATACTGAACAAGTAGCCATTAACTTTATGAAACTTCTTGAGACATTAGAAAACGCACAAGAAGCGGGAATCAAACCAATGTGTCTTCAAAATAGATATGGCATCTTTGTTAATGAAGTCATTAAAGATAAACCTTTATGGCTACTTTCAGCAGCAGAACGTCACACTTCTGGAGATACACGAAGAATGTCTCAAAGATTACTGGATGATTTTCGCAAAAATTTACTGGGCAATATCTCTCTTGAAGTCCCCTAA
- the rplK gene encoding 50S ribosomal protein L11 codes for MAKKVVALIKLALQAGKANPAPPVGPALGQHGVNIMAFCKEYNSRTQDKAGFVIPVEISVFEDRSFTFITKTPPASVLITKAAGIEKGSGESAKGSAGSISKSQLEEIAKTKLPDLNCSSIESAMKVIEGTAKNMGVSIMD; via the coding sequence ATGGCAAAGAAAGTAGTAGCCCTGATCAAGTTGGCCTTACAGGCTGGCAAAGCTAACCCAGCCCCCCCGGTTGGGCCTGCGCTTGGCCAACATGGGGTAAACATAATGGCGTTTTGTAAGGAATACAATTCGCGCACCCAAGACAAAGCTGGCTTTGTTATCCCTGTAGAAATATCAGTTTTCGAAGATAGAAGTTTTACTTTCATAACAAAAACCCCTCCTGCTTCAGTTTTGATAACCAAAGCAGCAGGCATTGAAAAAGGGTCAGGCGAATCAGCCAAAGGAAGTGCTGGTTCGATTAGTAAAAGTCAACTTGAAGAAATTGCCAAAACAAAGCTTCCAGATCTCAATTGCAGCAGCATCGAGTCAGCGATGAAAGTTATTGAGGGGACAGCAAAAAATATGGGGGTTTCCATAATGGACTAA
- the rnhA gene encoding ribonuclease HI: protein MSKEEKLAIAAATDGACSGNPGPGGWGALIRFQDGSEVEFGGFSPETTNNRMELKAALFVLEKFKQIKFTPSITIKTDSKYLIDGMEKWMTNWKKKGWKTASGKPVLNQDLWKALDHPELPKIKFQYVKGHSGEKDNDRVDAIAVAFSKGRKIQLKDFVKK, encoded by the coding sequence ATGTCTAAAGAAGAAAAATTAGCGATTGCAGCTGCAACTGATGGTGCGTGTAGTGGAAATCCCGGACCGGGTGGCTGGGGAGCATTGATTAGGTTCCAGGATGGAAGCGAAGTTGAATTTGGTGGTTTCAGCCCTGAGACAACAAATAATCGCATGGAATTAAAGGCTGCATTATTTGTTCTAGAAAAATTTAAACAGATAAAATTTACCCCTTCAATAACCATTAAGACTGATAGCAAATATTTAATTGATGGAATGGAAAAATGGATGACAAATTGGAAAAAGAAAGGCTGGAAAACTGCATCTGGCAAACCAGTACTTAATCAAGATTTGTGGAAAGCTCTTGACCACCCTGAACTACCAAAAATCAAATTTCAATATGTCAAAGGTCATAGCGGAGAGAAGGACAATGATAGAGTCGACGCAATTGCAGTAGCTTTTTCAAAAGGTAGAAAAATACAACTAAAAGATTTTGTCAAAAAATAA
- a CDS encoding phosphoglycerate kinase: MSKRSLSSLGAEDLCGKRVLVRVDFNVPLGDEGQITDDTRIRAALPTINDLLEKSARVILSAHFGRPKGQVNETMRLTAVAQRLSELLGKTVTKTESCVGAEAKEKVDAMSNGDVVLLENVRFIAGEEKNDTEFAKELASLAEVYVNDAFGAAHRAHASTEGVTKFLSPCVAGYLMEKELKYLQGAIDQPEKPLAAIVGGSKVSSKIGVLESLIDKCDKIIVGGGMIFTFYKARGLSVGNSLVEEDKLELASALEKKAKDKGVEFLLPSDVVLADDFSANANSKSSKVDAISEGWMGLDIGSESVELFQDALKDCKTVIWNGPMGVFEFEKFANGTNAIANTLAELSAQGCCTIIGGGDSVAAVEKAGLAKNMSHISTGGGASLELLEGKVLPGVSALDDV; this comes from the coding sequence ATGTCTAAGCGTTCCCTGTCAAGTCTCGGCGCTGAAGACTTATGCGGCAAACGTGTTTTAGTGAGAGTTGATTTTAATGTCCCGTTAGGCGATGAGGGGCAAATTACTGATGACACAAGAATTCGTGCTGCTTTACCAACTATTAATGACCTTCTTGAAAAGAGTGCAAGAGTCATTCTTTCTGCTCATTTTGGAAGGCCAAAGGGACAGGTTAATGAAACAATGCGTTTGACTGCTGTAGCTCAAAGACTCAGTGAATTACTAGGTAAAACAGTTACAAAAACTGAAAGTTGTGTAGGAGCTGAAGCCAAGGAAAAAGTTGATGCGATGTCCAATGGCGATGTTGTCCTTTTGGAAAATGTTCGATTTATTGCTGGTGAAGAAAAAAACGATACAGAATTTGCAAAGGAATTAGCTTCTTTGGCAGAAGTCTACGTTAATGATGCTTTTGGAGCGGCCCACCGCGCTCATGCCTCAACTGAGGGGGTTACAAAGTTCTTAAGTCCTTGTGTAGCTGGTTATTTAATGGAAAAAGAACTTAAGTACCTTCAAGGAGCTATAGATCAACCTGAAAAACCTTTAGCAGCAATAGTTGGAGGTTCAAAAGTAAGTAGTAAGATTGGTGTTTTAGAGTCTTTGATTGACAAATGCGACAAAATAATTGTTGGTGGAGGAATGATATTTACTTTTTACAAAGCTAGAGGATTATCTGTTGGAAATAGTCTTGTCGAGGAAGATAAGCTTGAATTGGCAAGTGCCTTGGAGAAGAAAGCAAAAGATAAAGGAGTTGAGTTTCTTTTGCCAAGTGATGTTGTGTTGGCTGATGATTTTTCTGCTAATGCAAATAGTAAATCTTCAAAAGTAGATGCAATCAGCGAAGGTTGGATGGGATTGGATATCGGTTCAGAATCAGTTGAACTCTTTCAGGATGCTTTGAAAGATTGCAAAACTGTTATTTGGAATGGGCCTATGGGTGTCTTTGAATTTGAGAAATTTGCAAATGGCACAAATGCAATAGCAAATACTTTGGCTGAATTGAGTGCTCAAGGATGTTGCACAATTATTGGAGGGGGAGATTCAGTGGCAGCAGTTGAGAAAGCAGGTTTAGCAAAAAACATGTCTCATATATCGACTGGGGGTGGTGCAAGTCTTGAACTTTTGGAAGGGAAAGTTCTTCCAGGAGTTTCTGCTCTAGATGATGTGTAA
- the rplA gene encoding 50S ribosomal protein L1 → MKNFSKRMTTLLSKVEERSYSPIEAIKLVKENANAKFDETIEAHIRLGIDPKYTDQQLRTTVALPSGTGQKVRIAVVTRGEKVSEATKAGADLAGEEDLVDSINKGEMDFDLLIATPDMMPKVAKLGRVLGPRGLMPNPKAGTVTTDLAGAIKEFKAGKLEFRADKAGIVHVRFGKASFSEDALLENLKTLQSTIEKNKPSGAKGKFWRSFFITSTMGPSVEVDINELQDLQKEK, encoded by the coding sequence ATGAAAAATTTTTCTAAAAGAATGACAACGTTACTTTCCAAGGTGGAAGAACGTTCATACTCTCCAATTGAAGCCATAAAGCTAGTCAAGGAGAATGCCAATGCAAAATTTGATGAAACTATTGAAGCTCACATAAGACTAGGTATTGATCCAAAATATACTGATCAGCAGCTAAGAACAACGGTTGCCTTACCAAGTGGTACTGGTCAGAAAGTACGTATAGCAGTAGTTACACGCGGAGAAAAAGTTTCTGAGGCGACCAAAGCAGGAGCTGATCTGGCTGGAGAGGAAGATTTAGTTGATTCAATCAATAAGGGAGAAATGGACTTCGACCTGTTAATTGCAACTCCGGATATGATGCCTAAGGTTGCAAAACTTGGAAGAGTGCTCGGTCCAAGAGGTCTTATGCCTAATCCAAAAGCAGGAACAGTTACAACCGATTTAGCTGGGGCTATTAAAGAATTTAAAGCAGGAAAACTTGAATTTAGAGCTGACAAAGCAGGAATTGTGCATGTCCGATTTGGTAAAGCAAGTTTTTCGGAAGATGCTCTCCTTGAAAATTTGAAGACATTGCAATCAACAATAGAAAAAAATAAACCAAGCGGAGCAAAAGGAAAGTTCTGGAGAAGCTTTTTTATTACATCCACCATGGGACCATCAGTAGAAGTAGATATAAACGAATTACAAGACTTACAGAAAGAAAAGTGA
- a CDS encoding pyridoxal phosphate-dependent aminotransferase, translated as MKVDFDIHGGNIEKEARKLGLSTDKIIDASASIVPFKLPKKLNNYLINSIKNESIKSYPDRSYSEVKNSIAKWHNIDPSMILPGNGASELFTWVARDAGLNGISSLPSPGFGDYQRALRCWNASYIHNPIPLSWTNRNPQPFPIKPKTDVLWITNPHNPTGQLWSRSSIEKLLTNYKLVICDEAFISLTPGGESQSIIDLTKNHKNLIVIRSLTKFLGLAGLRIGYAISNSDRLLEWKEIRDPWPVNTLAINATNMIMKDSKMHKKRLNKIHKWVEEEGKWLHQSLSEFSTIKPLPTTTNFQLIKSDSSILNVIENLKQRGILLRDCRSFITLDENWIRISLQKRKQNIRIINTLKDYIN; from the coding sequence ATGAAAGTAGACTTTGATATTCATGGAGGTAATATTGAAAAAGAAGCAAGAAAGTTAGGACTATCTACAGATAAAATAATCGATGCAAGTGCATCAATAGTTCCTTTTAAATTACCCAAAAAATTAAATAATTATCTAATTAATAGTATAAAGAATGAATCTATAAAGTCTTATCCTGATAGAAGTTATTCTGAAGTCAAGAATTCTATAGCAAAATGGCATAATATTGATCCTTCAATGATATTACCTGGTAATGGAGCTTCAGAATTGTTTACCTGGGTAGCAAGAGATGCAGGTTTAAATGGCATAAGTTCTTTACCCTCTCCTGGGTTTGGAGACTATCAAAGAGCTTTAAGATGTTGGAATGCCTCTTATATTCATAATCCTATTCCTTTATCTTGGACTAATAGAAACCCACAGCCATTCCCCATTAAACCAAAAACAGATGTCTTATGGATTACAAACCCACATAATCCAACTGGGCAATTATGGAGTCGTTCGTCAATAGAAAAATTATTAACTAATTATAAACTAGTAATTTGCGATGAAGCATTTATTTCTCTTACGCCAGGAGGTGAAAGTCAATCAATCATTGATTTAACTAAAAACCATAAAAACCTCATAGTAATAAGAAGTTTAACTAAGTTTCTAGGTCTTGCTGGATTAAGGATTGGATACGCCATATCGAACTCAGATAGACTATTAGAGTGGAAAGAGATAAGAGATCCATGGCCAGTAAATACATTAGCAATAAATGCAACTAATATGATCATGAAAGATTCTAAAATGCATAAAAAAAGATTAAATAAAATCCATAAATGGGTAGAAGAAGAAGGAAAGTGGTTACATCAAAGTTTGTCAGAGTTTTCTACTATTAAGCCTCTACCCACAACTACAAATTTTCAATTAATTAAAAGTGATAGTTCTATATTAAATGTGATTGAGAACTTAAAACAAAGAGGAATTTTATTGAGAGACTGTAGATCATTTATAACTCTAGATGAAAATTGGATCAGAATAAGTCTACAAAAACGAAAACAAAATATTCGAATTATTAATACCTTAAAAGATTATATTAACTAA
- the rplJ gene encoding 50S ribosomal protein L10, whose translation MGRTLESKKQIVETIEGLLDNSDMALVLDYKGLSTKEMSDLRSRLQKSDGVCKVTKNTLMRQAIKGKDSWTGLESLLTGTNAFVLIKGDVGSAVKAVQAFQKETQKSETKGGLFEGKLLSQDEIKAIAKLPSKEALMAQIAGAMNSITSKIAIGINEVPSGLARSLKQHSESGES comes from the coding sequence ATGGGCCGCACGCTGGAAAGCAAAAAACAGATCGTCGAAACGATAGAGGGTCTACTAGACAACTCTGACATGGCTTTAGTTCTTGATTACAAGGGCTTATCCACAAAAGAGATGTCTGACTTGCGCTCAAGATTGCAAAAAAGCGATGGCGTCTGCAAGGTCACTAAAAATACCTTGATGCGTCAAGCCATAAAAGGAAAAGATTCCTGGACTGGTTTGGAGTCATTGCTTACTGGAACTAACGCCTTTGTTTTAATCAAAGGAGATGTTGGGAGTGCTGTTAAAGCTGTACAAGCATTTCAAAAGGAAACTCAAAAGTCTGAGACTAAAGGAGGTCTTTTCGAAGGCAAACTTTTATCTCAAGATGAGATCAAAGCGATTGCAAAACTTCCTAGCAAGGAAGCACTTATGGCGCAAATTGCTGGTGCAATGAATTCCATAACAAGCAAAATCGCTATTGGTATAAATGAGGTCCCATCTGGACTTGCAAGGTCTCTTAAACAACATTCTGAGAGCGGCGAGAGCTGA
- a CDS encoding UDP-N-acetylglucosamine--N-acetylmuramyl-(pentapeptide) pyrophosphoryl-undecaprenol N-acetylglucosamine transferase, which yields MPRLLIAASGTGGHIYPALSFADSLSDSWEIEWLGVPNRLEIELVPKKYNLTKLKVGGLQGNIFRKTFYLCKLLFASIRVSFLLRQKKINVVFTTGGYISAPSILGAKLTGIPILLHESNAIPGKVTRLLGRFCDHVALGIPSASEYLPGCKTSFTGTPVRSEFFLDQSLPSWVPLGEGLLIVIMGGSQGAIKMNEMVRNILPWLLDKGCRVIHLTGKNDCFYEKLEKVDIHANFVIRQFSNEISALLRNADLAISRAGSGAISELMVTKTPSILIPFPASADQHQELNAAYMARYGGAVIVNQHDSEKDILKNTISNLIDSNSLSEMKSNLDKYDCLKSENNIFEIINSIS from the coding sequence ATGCCTCGCCTTTTAATTGCTGCAAGCGGAACGGGAGGGCATATTTATCCTGCGTTGTCTTTCGCTGACTCACTTTCAGATTCTTGGGAAATTGAGTGGTTAGGTGTGCCAAATAGGCTGGAAATTGAACTGGTTCCCAAAAAATATAATTTAACAAAGCTAAAAGTCGGTGGTTTACAAGGAAATATTTTTAGAAAAACATTTTATTTGTGTAAATTACTCTTTGCTTCTATTCGAGTCTCTTTTTTATTACGTCAAAAAAAAATCAACGTTGTTTTTACTACCGGTGGGTATATATCTGCTCCTAGTATTCTCGGTGCGAAACTGACTGGTATCCCTATTCTGTTGCATGAATCTAATGCTATTCCAGGAAAAGTAACTAGGTTATTGGGTAGATTTTGTGACCATGTTGCGTTAGGAATTCCATCAGCATCTGAGTATTTGCCAGGGTGTAAAACAAGTTTTACTGGAACACCTGTAAGATCAGAATTTTTTTTAGATCAGTCTCTTCCATCTTGGGTACCTTTAGGTGAGGGGCTATTGATTGTAATTATGGGAGGTAGTCAAGGAGCAATTAAAATGAATGAGATGGTCAGAAATATCTTGCCTTGGTTGCTTGATAAGGGTTGTAGAGTCATTCATCTGACCGGTAAAAATGATTGTTTTTATGAGAAATTAGAAAAAGTTGATATTCACGCTAATTTTGTTATTAGACAATTTAGTAATGAAATATCGGCCTTGCTGCGAAATGCTGATCTTGCAATCAGTAGAGCAGGATCGGGAGCAATTAGTGAATTAATGGTAACTAAGACCCCTTCAATTTTAATACCTTTTCCAGCTTCTGCCGATCAACATCAAGAACTCAATGCTGCTTATATGGCTAGATATGGAGGGGCTGTAATAGTTAATCAACATGATTCTGAAAAAGATATTTTGAAAAACACTATATCTAATCTGATAGATTCTAATTCTCTCAGTGAAATGAAATCAAATTTAGATAAGTATGATTGCCTAAAATCTGAAAATAATATATTTGAGATTATAAATTCGATTAGTTAA
- the rplL gene encoding 50S ribosomal protein L7/L12: MSAKTDEILDSLKSLSLLEASELVKQIEEAFGVSAAASAGVVMAAPGAAAGGDAADAAEEKTEFEVVLESFEASSKIKVLKEVRNATGLGLGEAKALVEAAPKTIKEGATKEDAEALKKAIEAVGGKVTLK; encoded by the coding sequence ATGTCTGCAAAAACCGATGAAATCTTAGATTCATTAAAAAGCCTCTCTTTGCTTGAAGCTTCAGAGCTTGTCAAGCAAATAGAAGAAGCTTTTGGTGTATCTGCTGCCGCATCTGCCGGCGTTGTCATGGCAGCTCCAGGAGCTGCTGCTGGTGGCGATGCTGCTGATGCTGCAGAAGAAAAAACTGAATTTGAGGTAGTTTTAGAAAGCTTTGAAGCTTCATCTAAAATCAAAGTCCTTAAAGAAGTTCGAAATGCCACAGGTTTAGGCCTTGGCGAAGCAAAAGCCTTAGTTGAGGCTGCTCCCAAAACAATAAAAGAAGGAGCAACAAAAGAAGATGCTGAGGCTTTAAAGAAAGCTATTGAGGCTGTTGGCGGAAAAGTAACTTTAAAATAA
- the secE gene encoding preprotein translocase subunit SecE, translating into MTSPTSKEDQEKVIPTKQEKTALKKSFLSSTIDEMKLVVWPSRQQLFSESVAVILMVTLSAVSIAAVSRFYGWASTQIFR; encoded by the coding sequence GTGACAAGCCCAACCTCTAAAGAGGATCAAGAAAAGGTAATTCCTACTAAACAGGAAAAGACTGCCTTAAAAAAAAGTTTTTTATCCTCTACAATCGATGAAATGAAACTTGTTGTATGGCCTTCACGCCAACAACTTTTCAGCGAATCTGTTGCTGTGATTTTAATGGTCACTTTATCGGCAGTGTCCATTGCCGCTGTAAGCCGTTTTTATGGATGGGCCTCTACTCAGATATTCCGCTGA